Proteins from a genomic interval of Candidatus Babela massiliensis:
- a CDS encoding nucleotide exchange factor GrpE, with translation MSHNFDDNIKDNKESQNIEDNVDNSKDSRCSQELSEAKRRYMYLVAEFENFKKRTEKERGQALLYGESIVLKDLLGILDDFERAFAQIESEKLPETFEKHLEGFKLILRSFEKLLEKYNITQVSYQEFNPEFHEAIMQTQSDNHKSGDIVQVLQKGYLHKEQLLRPAKVSVAQ, from the coding sequence ATGTCACATAACTTTGATGATAATATAAAAGATAATAAAGAAAGCCAAAATATAGAAGATAATGTAGATAATTCAAAAGATTCAAGATGTTCTCAAGAGTTATCTGAAGCTAAAAGACGTTATATGTATTTGGTTGCTGAATTTGAAAATTTTAAAAAGAGAACTGAAAAAGAAAGAGGACAAGCTTTATTATATGGTGAATCTATAGTCTTAAAAGATCTTTTGGGTATATTGGATGATTTTGAACGTGCATTTGCCCAAATCGAAAGTGAAAAGTTACCTGAAACTTTTGAAAAACATTTAGAAGGATTTAAATTAATCCTTAGATCTTTTGAAAAATTGTTAGAAAAATATAATATAACTCAAGTTTCTTATCAAGAGTTTAACCCGGAATTTCATGAAGCTATTATGCAAACTCAATCTGATAATCATAAATCAGGTGATATAGTTCAGGTACTTCAAAAGGGATACTTGCATAAAGAGCAGTTATTAAGACCTGCAAAAGTTAGTGTAGCTCAATAA
- a CDS encoding deoxynucleoside kinase yields MIIPNFFVDGATGVGKTTFINLLKQHLSYISVITEEVENFTNVQNTGNILERYFSNPPRWALSTNIYITLTHVKSLEITNKSNNKNLTAIIMDRSIYSDYYIHAKMEYRQNQMDLLEYTIYKEFFDYIEKNTIRPTGFIYLKASPELVLQRVHERNRTEERNLQLQYQKIQAFLYDQLFIEKKDIPENIARIPVLILDATKNFKDDIEIQKNYINQVKNFIELCIKNQKLYSST; encoded by the coding sequence ATGATTATACCTAATTTTTTTGTTGACGGTGCTACCGGTGTTGGAAAAACTACATTTATTAACTTACTCAAACAACATCTTTCCTATATTTCGGTAATTACTGAAGAAGTCGAAAATTTTACTAATGTACAAAATACTGGAAATATTTTAGAGCGTTATTTCAGCAACCCTCCACGCTGGGCTTTAAGTACAAATATTTACATTACTTTAACACATGTAAAATCTCTAGAGATAACTAATAAATCTAATAATAAAAATCTAACAGCAATAATTATGGATCGTTCGATTTATTCCGATTACTATATACATGCAAAAATGGAATACCGTCAGAATCAAATGGATTTATTAGAATACACTATATATAAAGAGTTTTTCGACTATATTGAAAAAAATACAATCAGGCCGACTGGATTCATTTATTTGAAAGCATCGCCTGAGTTAGTATTGCAACGTGTTCATGAACGAAATAGAACTGAAGAAAGAAACCTACAGTTGCAATACCAAAAAATACAGGCTTTTCTTTATGATCAATTGTTTATTGAAAAAAAAGATATACCAGAAAATATAGCTCGTATTCCTGTACTAATTCTTGATGCAACCAAAAATTTTAAAGATGATATTGAAATACAAAAAAATTATATTAATCAAGTTAAAAATTTTATAGAACTCTGTATAAAGAATCAAAAATTATATTCTAGTACTTGA
- the lepA gene encoding translation elongation factor 4 — MSPDKIRNFSIIAHIDHGKSTLSDRLLEFTGTIDSRHKHEQFLDKLQVEKERGITVKAQTASMFYNYKGETYLLNLIDTPGHVDFSYEVSRSLYACQGAILLVDAAQGVQAQTMANFYLAFDQNLTIIPVINKIDMANADPERISKEMTHLFDFKKDEIIKASAKSGIGITDILDAVIERIPAPESSTNKDLKALLFDSWFNDYKGVICLIAVKDGVIKKGDKITLAQSSQSYEVLEIGLMYPNETSMDALYAGQVGYVVCGMKNVLEARVGDTIYHTKRPVEPFAGFKPAKPMVFAGIFPVENEEFDLLKDSIEKLTLTDASVKVEKKNSTALGLGFRCGFLGLLHMDVFKQRLEQEYNLSVIITAPSVLYKVKLTNGETIDIENPSDFPEPQRIEAIYEPVIDATIILPSQYLGTVLKLCHDKRGTQKGLEYLSEERIILRYRLPLNEVATDFYDQLKSVTSGYASLDYEEAGYQESDLVKMDILLNGDPVDALSVIVYRDNAYYIGRDLVEKLKKVIPRQLFQIAIQAAIGAKIVARETISQLRKDVIAKCYGGDITRKRKLLEKQKEGKKKMKAVGGVKIPQEAFLTILKKEN, encoded by the coding sequence ATTTCTCCTGATAAAATTCGTAACTTTTCAATCATTGCACATATTGATCATGGAAAGTCTACTTTATCAGATAGATTATTAGAATTTACTGGCACTATTGATTCAAGGCATAAACATGAGCAATTTCTTGATAAACTGCAAGTAGAAAAAGAACGTGGAATTACAGTAAAAGCTCAAACAGCATCTATGTTTTATAACTATAAAGGCGAAACTTATCTTTTGAACTTGATCGACACCCCAGGACATGTGGATTTTAGTTACGAAGTATCAAGATCTTTATATGCTTGTCAAGGTGCTATTTTACTAGTAGATGCCGCTCAAGGAGTTCAGGCGCAAACTATGGCAAACTTCTATTTAGCATTTGATCAAAATTTAACTATTATTCCAGTAATTAATAAGATCGATATGGCAAACGCTGACCCTGAAAGAATCTCCAAAGAAATGACGCATCTTTTTGATTTCAAAAAAGATGAAATAATCAAAGCCTCAGCAAAATCCGGTATAGGTATAACTGACATATTAGATGCGGTCATAGAGCGTATACCAGCACCTGAAAGTTCTACAAATAAAGATTTAAAAGCTTTGCTATTTGACTCTTGGTTTAATGATTATAAAGGTGTTATATGTTTAATTGCGGTCAAAGATGGAGTGATTAAAAAAGGTGATAAAATCACTCTTGCTCAATCAAGTCAAAGCTACGAAGTTTTAGAAATCGGCCTAATGTATCCTAATGAAACCTCTATGGATGCACTATATGCAGGTCAAGTAGGTTATGTCGTGTGTGGCATGAAAAACGTTCTAGAAGCACGAGTAGGTGATACAATATATCATACAAAAAGACCAGTTGAACCTTTTGCCGGATTTAAACCAGCAAAGCCTATGGTTTTTGCAGGCATATTTCCTGTTGAAAATGAAGAATTTGATCTTTTAAAAGATTCAATCGAAAAACTTACTCTTACCGATGCAAGTGTAAAAGTTGAGAAAAAAAATTCAACAGCATTAGGTCTAGGCTTTAGATGTGGGTTCTTAGGACTTCTTCATATGGATGTATTCAAGCAAAGATTAGAGCAAGAATACAATTTATCTGTAATTATAACAGCACCAAGCGTACTTTATAAAGTTAAATTAACAAATGGTGAAACAATAGATATTGAAAATCCATCTGATTTTCCAGAACCTCAAAGGATTGAAGCTATATATGAACCTGTTATAGATGCAACTATAATCTTGCCATCTCAATATTTAGGAACTGTTTTAAAGTTATGTCATGATAAAAGAGGAACTCAAAAAGGACTTGAATATCTAAGCGAAGAGCGTATTATTTTAAGATATCGTTTGCCATTAAATGAAGTTGCTACAGATTTCTATGATCAATTAAAATCTGTAACCTCAGGTTATGCTAGTCTTGATTATGAAGAAGCTGGGTATCAAGAATCTGATTTAGTTAAAATGGATATCTTATTAAATGGCGATCCCGTTGACGCTTTATCAGTTATCGTCTATAGAGATAACGCATATTATATTGGAAGAGATTTAGTTGAAAAGTTAAAAAAAGTTATACCAAGACAACTCTTTCAAATAGCAATTCAAGCAGCAATAGGAGCTAAAATAGTAGCTAGAGAAACAATATCACAGTTAAGAAAAGACGTAATTGCAAAATGTTATGGCGGTGATATAACTCGTAAACGCAAATTACTTGAAAAACAAAAAGAAGGTAAAAAGAAAATGAAAGCTGTAGGTGGCGTAAAGATACCTCAAGAAGCTTTCTTAACCATATTGAAAAAAGAAAATTAA